From a single Trueperaceae bacterium genomic region:
- a CDS encoding M48 family metalloprotease, translating into MRPSGAPDAARRKLRDDPNPAGADGGGFRRLGDQFTVPGSGRRINLNDYQAANKRSSWVLALFTLLLLVAAAYLLSQAVDPSAAAFFVAVAAVVGFGQAAAGFWFSDQIALAAAGARQATADEHRYLVNVAEAVAIGAGVPMPKVYVIDSPAPNAFATGRDPQHASIAVTRGLLQLLDRQELEGVVAHELAHVRNYDIRFMSMLVATLGALLVLRDLVLRWGMWGGGSRRSSRRSGGGGGMGQGLALVLLLVLLVLGPLVGMLLRFAVSRRREFLADATGAYITRNPEGLARALEKLAGYSGQRLEVSEGVRHMFIINPAMELGGEGGLFSTHPSIAERIKRLRSM; encoded by the coding sequence ATGCGGCCCTCAGGCGCTCCCGACGCCGCGCGGCGTAAGCTGCGCGACGACCCGAACCCAGCCGGCGCGGACGGGGGCGGGTTCCGGCGGCTGGGCGACCAGTTCACCGTCCCCGGCTCCGGTCGTCGCATCAATCTCAACGACTACCAGGCCGCCAACAAGCGCAGCTCGTGGGTGTTGGCACTGTTCACGCTGCTGCTGCTGGTGGCGGCGGCGTACCTCCTGTCGCAGGCGGTGGACCCTAGCGCGGCCGCGTTCTTCGTCGCGGTGGCGGCGGTCGTCGGCTTCGGGCAGGCGGCGGCGGGCTTCTGGTTCTCCGACCAGATCGCCCTGGCCGCGGCGGGCGCGCGCCAGGCCACGGCCGACGAGCACCGTTACCTCGTGAACGTGGCCGAGGCCGTGGCCATCGGTGCCGGGGTACCCATGCCGAAGGTGTACGTCATCGACTCGCCGGCCCCCAACGCCTTCGCCACCGGCCGCGACCCGCAGCACGCCTCCATAGCCGTCACGCGCGGGTTGCTGCAGTTGCTGGACCGGCAGGAGCTGGAGGGGGTGGTCGCGCACGAGCTGGCGCACGTGCGCAACTACGACATCAGGTTCATGTCCATGCTCGTGGCGACGCTCGGAGCGTTGCTGGTGCTGCGCGACCTGGTGCTCAGGTGGGGCATGTGGGGCGGCGGTTCGCGCCGCTCGTCGCGGCGCTCGGGCGGGGGCGGCGGCATGGGGCAGGGGTTGGCGCTCGTGTTGCTGCTCGTGCTCCTGGTGCTCGGCCCGCTGGTGGGGATGCTCTTGCGTTTCGCGGTGAGCCGGCGGCGGGAGTTCCTCGCCGACGCCACGGGCGCCTACATCACCCGCAACCCGGAGGGGCTGGCGCGGGCGCTCGAGAAGCTGGCGGGTTACTCCGGGCAGCGCCTCGAGGTCAGCGAGGGCGTGCGGCACATGTTCATCATCAACCCGGCCATGGAGCTGGGCGGCGAGGGCGGGCTCTTCTCGACGCACCCTTCAATAGCGGAACGCATCAAGCGGCTGCGGAGCATGTAG
- a CDS encoding Ig-like domain-containing protein, whose protein sequence is MRTRSLLASFMALALLGACAPDGAGPPGDAAPKLVSASPADGATGVLPGEALVLTFSAPVKSLALTPSPLVGLATPVYNPARDEVTVAPSPAWPLGTTLSFAIVVEGDGGAKRDVHLGFTTLTDDSPPAAPVGVAAEALDGAMRVSWTANTEPDLAGYLLFWGEDAAAPTGVASLPATATEHVVTALTNDTLYHAYLVARDAVGNTSDSSPTVSATPLDKTAPTLISSQPSDGVKGTGLVTLVRFVFSEPVAPGSLALQLFEVEAPTGDDPIDPDAAVVATLDAAGLGAASWNSGSTVVEFGGVAADLFESDKAYRMELTAEDLAGNPLPDGTSVSFLTGFVPDVVPPRVTMFQSAANPSTGGGVMTFQFSEAMDQAKTEAAFNSVPAVGCMWAWPAPDTVICTIGAGGLEQNRQYLLQLGTGASDLMGNGLSAPWSMGLDMVNFNPRLIGSEPAPGKFGSPPRTTNPRQPISWTFNEPMRLAGMAGSIHTGGGQAFDTITPARVALSADLLTITYYPPSDYACQGNIYSWELTAAYEEGEQGVQPVLSIPVAYTGSFQCGAPVIGSGTGAAARGE, encoded by the coding sequence ATGCGTACCCGGTCACTGCTGGCAAGCTTCATGGCGCTCGCGCTGCTCGGCGCCTGCGCGCCCGACGGAGCGGGTCCGCCCGGCGACGCGGCCCCCAAGCTCGTCTCCGCCTCGCCGGCCGACGGCGCCACCGGCGTCCTCCCGGGCGAGGCCCTGGTCCTCACCTTCAGCGCTCCCGTCAAGAGCCTCGCGCTCACCCCCTCGCCCCTCGTGGGCCTCGCCACCCCCGTCTACAACCCCGCGCGCGACGAGGTCACGGTGGCCCCGTCGCCCGCCTGGCCGCTCGGCACTACGCTGAGCTTCGCCATCGTGGTCGAGGGAGACGGCGGCGCCAAGCGCGACGTGCACCTGGGCTTCACGACCTTGACCGACGACAGCCCGCCGGCGGCCCCCGTCGGGGTGGCCGCCGAGGCGCTGGACGGCGCCATGCGCGTCTCCTGGACCGCGAACACGGAACCCGACCTGGCCGGCTACCTGCTCTTCTGGGGCGAGGACGCTGCGGCGCCGACGGGCGTGGCCTCGTTGCCCGCGACCGCCACCGAGCACGTTGTCACGGCCCTGACCAACGACACCCTCTACCACGCCTACCTCGTGGCCCGTGACGCGGTGGGGAACACCTCGGACTCGTCCCCCACGGTCTCCGCCACACCGCTCGACAAGACGGCGCCCACGTTGATCTCGAGCCAACCCTCCGACGGCGTGAAGGGCACCGGGCTCGTGACGCTGGTGCGCTTCGTGTTCTCGGAACCCGTGGCGCCCGGCTCCCTCGCCCTCCAGCTCTTCGAGGTCGAGGCGCCCACGGGCGACGACCCGATCGACCCGGACGCCGCGGTGGTGGCCACGCTGGACGCTGCGGGCCTGGGCGCGGCGTCGTGGAACTCGGGATCGACGGTGGTGGAGTTCGGCGGCGTGGCCGCCGACCTCTTCGAGAGCGACAAGGCCTACCGCATGGAGCTGACGGCGGAGGATCTCGCCGGCAACCCCCTGCCTGACGGCACGAGTGTGTCGTTCCTCACCGGGTTCGTGCCCGACGTGGTCCCGCCCAGGGTAACGATGTTCCAGTCGGCGGCGAACCCCTCGACCGGGGGCGGTGTCATGACCTTCCAGTTCAGCGAGGCCATGGACCAGGCCAAGACCGAGGCCGCCTTCAACAGCGTTCCGGCCGTGGGCTGCATGTGGGCCTGGCCCGCGCCCGACACCGTCATCTGCACCATCGGGGCCGGCGGCCTGGAACAGAACCGCCAGTACTTGTTGCAGCTGGGCACCGGGGCCAGCGACCTGATGGGCAACGGCCTGAGCGCCCCCTGGAGCATGGGCCTCGATATGGTCAACTTCAACCCGCGCCTGATCGGCTCCGAACCGGCGCCCGGTAAGTTCGGTTCGCCCCCCAGGACGACCAACCCTAGACAGCCGATCAGCTGGACGTTCAACGAGCCCATGCGGCTGGCGGGCATGGCCGGCTCGATCCACACGGGCGGCGGTCAGGCGTTCGACACGATCACGCCGGCGCGGGTGGCGCTCAGCGCCGACCTCCTCACGATCACCTACTACCCGCCTAGCGACTACGCCTGTCAGGGCAACATCTACAGCTGGGAGCTCACGGCGGCGTACGAGGAGGGGGAGCAGGGCGTGCAGCCCGTCCTGTCCATCCCCGTGGCCTACACGGGTTCGTTCCAGTGCGGCGCTCCCGTGATCGGCTCCGGCACCGGCGCAGCTGCACGGGGAGAGTGA